The Bryobacteraceae bacterium genome includes a window with the following:
- a CDS encoding O-acetylhomoserine aminocarboxypropyltransferase, with protein MSKLEGIQRELGFNTRCLHAGYDPDPTTHARAVPIYQTTSYVFDDTAHAASLFALKQFGNIYTRIMNPTTDVLEKRVASLEGGAAALALSSGQAAQFLALSSILQAGDHFVASSTLYGGTYTQFDVSFRRLGFDVTFVEPDDPENFRKAIRPNTKAIYGETVSNPRGNVLDIEAVAKIAHEAGLPFLIDNTFATPYLCRPIEWGADIVLHSLTKFIGGHGTSIGGIIVDGGKFDWSKGPSALLNQPSPAYHGMNFAETFGPLAFILRARVEGLRDMGPCLSPFNAFLFLQGIETLSMRMDRHVHNAQVIAEYLEAHDAVSWVNYAGLRSSRYHGLAKKYLPKGPGAVFSFGIKGGYEAGVKFVNALKIFSHLANVGDARSLVIHPASTTHQQLTAEQQAAAGVTPDMVRLSIGLEDLDDLLWDLKQALEASQK; from the coding sequence ATGTCGAAACTGGAAGGAATACAACGAGAACTGGGCTTCAACACGCGGTGCCTGCACGCGGGCTATGATCCGGATCCGACGACGCACGCGCGGGCGGTGCCGATCTATCAGACGACGTCTTACGTGTTTGATGACACGGCGCATGCGGCGTCGCTATTCGCGCTGAAGCAGTTCGGGAACATCTACACGCGGATCATGAACCCGACGACGGACGTGCTGGAGAAGCGCGTGGCGAGCCTGGAAGGAGGAGCGGCGGCGCTGGCGCTGAGCTCGGGGCAGGCGGCGCAGTTTCTGGCTCTGAGCTCGATCCTGCAGGCGGGGGATCACTTCGTGGCGAGCTCGACGCTGTACGGGGGGACGTACACGCAGTTCGACGTGAGTTTCCGTCGGCTGGGGTTCGACGTGACGTTCGTGGAGCCGGATGATCCGGAGAATTTCCGCAAGGCGATCCGCCCGAACACGAAGGCGATTTACGGGGAGACGGTTTCCAATCCGCGGGGCAACGTGCTGGACATCGAGGCGGTGGCGAAGATCGCGCATGAAGCGGGGCTGCCGTTCCTGATCGACAACACGTTTGCGACGCCGTACCTGTGCCGCCCGATCGAGTGGGGCGCCGACATCGTGCTGCACTCGCTGACGAAGTTCATCGGCGGGCACGGGACGTCGATTGGAGGGATCATCGTCGACGGCGGGAAGTTCGACTGGTCGAAGGGTCCGTCGGCGCTGCTGAATCAGCCGTCGCCGGCCTATCACGGGATGAACTTCGCCGAGACGTTCGGGCCGCTGGCCTTCATTCTGCGGGCGCGCGTGGAGGGGCTGCGCGACATGGGTCCGTGCCTGAGCCCGTTCAACGCGTTCCTGTTCCTGCAGGGGATCGAGACGCTGTCGATGCGGATGGACCGGCACGTGCACAACGCGCAGGTGATCGCCGAGTACCTGGAGGCTCACGATGCGGTGAGCTGGGTGAACTACGCGGGGCTCCGGTCCAGCCGTTATCACGGGCTGGCGAAGAAGTATCTGCCCAAGGGGCCGGGGGCGGTGTTCAGCTTCGGGATCAAGGGCGGCTACGAAGCCGGCGTGAAGTTCGTCAACGCGCTGAAGATCTTTTCGCATCTGGCGAACGTGGGCGACGCGCGGTCGCTGGTGATCCATCCGGCGTCGACGACGCATCAGCAGCTGACGGCAGAGCAGCAGGCGGCTGCGGGCGTGACGCCCGACATGGTGCGGCTGTCGATCGGGCTGGAGGACCTGGACGACCTGCTGTGGGATCTGAAGCAGGCGCTGGAAGCGTCGCAAAAGTAG
- the glpK gene encoding glycerol kinase encodes MPYLLALDQGTTSSRAIVFTDEGAIAATAQKEFRQFYPQAGWVEHDPLEIWATQRGVAAEALERARLGAREIAAIGITNQRETVVLWDRRTGEPAAPAIVWQDRRTAAFCDQLKASGAEDEIRRRTGLLADPYFSGTKLRWLLDNVDGARARAARGELAFGTIDSWLLWNLTGGRVHATDPSNASRTLLYNIHTGAWDEELLRILGVPREVLPEVRPSCGLFGECETAVLGAPVPVGGVAGDQQAALFGQACFSPGLAKNTYGTGCFLLMQTGGEAVESRHRLLSTVAWQAGGRIEYALEGSVFIGGAVVQWLRDGLGLIRSSEEVEPLAASVEDSHGVYLVPAFTGLGAPHWDAYARGAIVGLTRGVTAAHLARAALESIAFQVADVVSAMEADSGLHVGELRVDGGASRNNLLLQFQADLLGAPVVRAAVTETTALGAAYLAGLAAGVYRGRDELAARWKADRRFEPRMSRQEALARRAQWSRAVERARGWEQ; translated from the coding sequence ATGCCCTACCTGCTTGCACTCGACCAGGGAACCACTTCCAGCCGCGCCATCGTCTTCACCGATGAGGGCGCCATCGCCGCCACCGCCCAGAAAGAATTCCGCCAGTTCTATCCGCAGGCGGGCTGGGTGGAACACGACCCGCTCGAGATCTGGGCCACGCAGCGCGGCGTCGCCGCCGAAGCGCTCGAGCGCGCCCGCCTCGGCGCCCGCGAAATCGCCGCCATCGGCATCACCAACCAGCGCGAAACCGTCGTGCTCTGGGACCGCCGCACCGGCGAGCCCGCCGCCCCCGCCATCGTCTGGCAGGACCGCCGCACCGCTGCGTTCTGCGATCAGCTGAAAGCCAGCGGCGCGGAAGACGAGATCCGCCGCCGCACCGGGCTGCTCGCCGACCCCTATTTCTCCGGCACCAAGCTGCGCTGGCTGCTCGACAACGTCGATGGCGCGCGCGCCCGCGCCGCGAGAGGCGAGCTCGCCTTCGGCACCATCGACTCCTGGCTGCTCTGGAATCTCACTGGCGGACGCGTCCACGCCACGGATCCCAGCAACGCCTCGCGCACGCTGCTCTACAACATCCACACGGGTGCCTGGGACGAGGAGCTGCTGCGGATTCTCGGCGTGCCTCGCGAAGTGCTGCCCGAGGTGCGCCCCTCCTGCGGCCTCTTCGGAGAATGCGAAACCGCCGTGCTTGGCGCGCCCGTGCCCGTGGGCGGCGTCGCCGGCGATCAGCAGGCCGCGCTGTTCGGACAGGCCTGCTTCTCGCCCGGCCTGGCCAAAAACACATATGGCACAGGATGTTTTTTGCTGATGCAGACCGGCGGTGAAGCGGTCGAGTCGCGCCACCGGCTGCTCTCGACTGTCGCGTGGCAGGCCGGAGGCCGCATTGAGTATGCGCTGGAGGGCAGCGTCTTCATTGGCGGCGCCGTCGTGCAGTGGCTCCGCGACGGGCTCGGACTGATCCGCTCCTCTGAGGAAGTCGAGCCGCTCGCCGCCAGCGTCGAAGACAGCCACGGCGTGTATCTCGTGCCCGCCTTCACGGGGCTGGGCGCGCCGCATTGGGATGCATACGCCCGCGGGGCCATCGTGGGGCTGACGCGCGGCGTCACGGCCGCGCATCTGGCGCGCGCGGCGCTCGAGTCCATCGCCTTCCAGGTGGCCGATGTCGTCAGCGCCATGGAGGCCGATTCCGGCCTGCACGTCGGCGAACTCCGCGTCGACGGCGGCGCCTCCCGCAACAACCTGCTGCTGCAGTTCCAGGCCGATCTGCTCGGCGCGCCGGTCGTGCGCGCCGCGGTGACGGAGACGACTGCATTGGGCGCGGCGTACCTGGCCGGCCTCGCCGCGGGCGTCTACCGCGGGCGGGACGAGCTCGCGGCGCGCTGGAAAGCGGACCGCCGCTTCGAGCCGCGCATGAGCCGCCAAGAGGCGCTCGCCCGCCGCGCGCAATGGTCGCGCGCCGTCGAGCGCGCGCGCGGCTGGGAGCAGTGA
- the glpA gene encoding glycerol-3-phosphate dehydrogenase → MNRPEMLDRLRSERAAWDILIIGGGATGVACALDAASRGYRTALVEQHDFGKGTSSRSTKLIHGGVRYLEQGNVTLVMEALKERGILRENAPHLVRDLAFIVPNYEWWEAPFYGVGLRLYDLLAGKYGFGKSRILSREETLARLPNLKQEGLRGGVEYYDGQFDDARLLIQMARTAAEQGAALVNYARVIALIKDSQGLVTGAVVEDAESGSEFEIQARVVINATGCFSDAVRRLGDPGARPMIAPSQGVHLVFDASFLRGEAAILAPRTRDGRVMFAIPWHGHALVGTTDTALQDVSLEPQPMEEEIDLILETAADYLDRAPSRSDILSAWAGIRPLVKSAEGASTASLARDHSIHIDRNGLVTIAGGKWTTCRRMAEDCIDQASVLAGLDERECVTRRLRIHGYHHHAEQFGALSVYGSDAIAIREMMRLHPERARPLAAALPCTEAEAVWAARWEMALHVEDVLERRTRALQLNARAAMEAAPRVAAILAAELGRDAAWERAETERFLTLARRYLPPGV, encoded by the coding sequence ATGAACCGCCCCGAGATGCTCGACCGCCTCCGCTCGGAGCGCGCCGCCTGGGACATTCTGATCATCGGCGGCGGCGCCACCGGCGTCGCCTGCGCCCTCGATGCCGCCAGCCGCGGCTACCGCACCGCGCTTGTCGAGCAGCACGACTTCGGCAAAGGCACCTCCAGCCGCTCCACCAAACTGATCCACGGCGGCGTGCGCTACCTCGAACAGGGCAACGTCACGCTCGTCATGGAAGCCCTGAAAGAACGCGGCATCCTGCGCGAAAACGCGCCGCACCTCGTCAGGGACCTCGCCTTCATCGTCCCCAACTACGAGTGGTGGGAAGCCCCGTTTTACGGCGTGGGCCTGCGGCTCTACGATCTGCTGGCCGGCAAGTACGGCTTCGGCAAATCGCGCATCCTCAGCCGCGAGGAGACGCTCGCGCGGCTCCCCAACCTGAAACAGGAGGGGCTGCGCGGCGGCGTCGAATACTACGACGGCCAGTTCGACGACGCCCGGCTTCTGATCCAGATGGCGCGCACCGCCGCCGAGCAGGGCGCCGCGCTGGTCAATTACGCCAGAGTCATCGCACTGATCAAGGACAGCCAGGGGCTCGTGACCGGCGCCGTCGTCGAGGACGCGGAGTCCGGCTCGGAGTTCGAAATCCAGGCGCGCGTGGTCATCAACGCCACCGGCTGCTTCAGCGATGCCGTGCGCCGCCTCGGCGATCCCGGAGCCCGGCCGATGATCGCCCCAAGCCAGGGCGTGCATCTCGTCTTCGATGCCAGTTTCCTGCGCGGCGAAGCCGCCATCCTCGCGCCGCGCACCCGCGACGGCCGCGTCATGTTCGCCATTCCCTGGCACGGCCACGCGCTGGTGGGCACCACGGACACGGCGCTCCAGGATGTCTCTCTCGAGCCGCAGCCGATGGAGGAAGAGATCGATCTGATCCTCGAAACCGCCGCCGATTATCTCGACCGCGCGCCCTCGCGCTCCGACATCCTCAGCGCCTGGGCCGGCATCCGGCCGCTCGTGAAGTCTGCCGAGGGCGCGTCCACCGCTTCGCTTGCGCGCGATCATTCCATCCATATCGACCGCAACGGCCTCGTCACCATCGCCGGCGGCAAGTGGACCACCTGCCGCCGCATGGCCGAGGACTGCATCGATCAGGCGTCCGTCCTGGCAGGGCTGGACGAACGCGAGTGCGTCACGCGCCGTCTGCGCATCCACGGCTATCACCACCACGCCGAGCAGTTCGGCGCGCTCTCCGTCTACGGCAGCGACGCCATCGCCATCCGCGAAATGATGCGGCTGCACCCGGAGCGCGCCCGCCCGCTGGCCGCCGCGCTGCCTTGCACCGAAGCCGAAGCCGTGTGGGCGGCCCGCTGGGAGATGGCGCTGCACGTCGAAGACGTCCTCGAGCGGCGCACGCGAGCGCTGCAGCTGAACGCCCGGGCGGCGATGGAAGCCGCCCCGCGCGTGGCGGCGATTCTCGCCGCGGAGCTGGGAAGAGACGCCGCCTGGGAGCGGGCCGAAACGGAGAGATTTCTGACGTTGGCCCGGAGGTATCTGCCGCCCGGCGTCTGA
- a CDS encoding amidohydrolase, which yields MKLLALAALLALHLHAAEAGLILHNGRIITVDPKFSIREAVAIGGNRVLAVGASKEILGKFRGPRTTVVDLQGRAVLPGLIDAHVHALESGLSELRAPLPPLDSIAAIQDYIRTRARSTPKGEWIVVPRTLPPRLKEMRMPTREDLDVAPDHPVAFDASYVWSANTLALKISGITRSTPNPPGGEIVKGPDSEPNGILRNAAHLLKGVTRAAPFTEDEKLKALELMLRLYRRAGLTCIHDRAVTPEDVALFEKLKAQGRLPVRAVMTWRLPANRPAEELIREIESRPWRTNLGDEWLKFGAFKVTLDGGQSVGTAYQRMPYGPFGRQLYGQTDPDARGTLFVEPGKLLAIMRAARNKGWALTAHAQGGGAIDALLDVFEELNKEKPIAPTRSHVMHGSMQSPESLDRMQRLGIAADVQPGWLHYDAPALERVFGQNNLRWFFPMRGYLDRGIPAAGGSDHMLFHHKDRGVNPYNPFFGMWMTLTRRTTEGKVLFPEERVTREEAIRMWTTWAAWLHFSEKEQGSIEPGKLADLVVIDRDILTCPEDEIRSIEPLMVVLDGRIVERSPAFPAPDEGTSKK from the coding sequence ATGAAATTGCTGGCGCTGGCCGCTCTCCTCGCGTTACACCTGCACGCTGCCGAAGCCGGTCTCATCCTCCACAACGGCAGGATCATCACCGTCGATCCGAAATTCTCCATCCGCGAAGCCGTCGCCATCGGCGGCAACCGCGTGCTCGCCGTGGGCGCGTCGAAGGAAATTCTCGGAAAATTCCGCGGCCCCCGCACCACCGTCGTCGACCTGCAAGGCCGCGCCGTCCTGCCGGGCCTGATCGACGCGCATGTCCACGCCCTCGAGTCCGGGCTCAGCGAGCTCCGCGCGCCGCTGCCGCCGCTCGACTCGATCGCCGCCATTCAGGACTACATCCGCACGCGCGCCCGCTCCACGCCCAAAGGCGAGTGGATCGTCGTGCCGCGCACGCTGCCCCCGCGGCTGAAGGAAATGCGCATGCCCACGCGAGAGGACCTCGACGTCGCCCCCGATCATCCCGTCGCCTTCGATGCCAGCTATGTCTGGTCCGCCAACACTCTGGCGCTGAAAATCAGCGGCATCACCCGCTCGACGCCCAATCCTCCGGGCGGCGAAATCGTCAAGGGTCCTGATAGCGAGCCCAACGGCATCCTCCGCAACGCCGCGCATCTTCTCAAAGGCGTCACCCGCGCCGCTCCTTTCACGGAAGACGAAAAGCTCAAGGCTCTGGAGCTGATGCTCCGCCTCTACCGCCGCGCCGGGCTGACCTGCATCCACGACCGCGCCGTCACTCCGGAAGACGTCGCCCTGTTCGAAAAGCTCAAGGCCCAGGGACGCCTCCCCGTGCGCGCCGTCATGACCTGGCGGCTGCCCGCCAACAGGCCCGCCGAAGAGCTGATCCGCGAAATCGAATCCCGCCCCTGGCGCACCAACCTCGGCGACGAGTGGCTCAAGTTCGGCGCATTCAAGGTCACGCTCGACGGCGGCCAGAGCGTCGGCACGGCCTATCAGCGCATGCCCTACGGCCCCTTCGGCCGCCAGCTCTACGGCCAGACGGATCCCGACGCCCGCGGCACGCTCTTCGTCGAACCCGGCAAGCTGCTCGCCATCATGCGCGCCGCCCGCAACAAAGGCTGGGCGCTCACCGCCCACGCCCAGGGCGGCGGCGCCATCGACGCGCTGCTCGATGTCTTCGAGGAGCTCAACAAAGAGAAGCCCATCGCCCCCACGCGCTCCCACGTCATGCACGGCAGCATGCAGAGCCCCGAGTCGCTCGACCGAATGCAGCGGCTCGGCATCGCCGCCGACGTGCAGCCCGGCTGGCTCCACTACGACGCCCCGGCGCTCGAGCGCGTCTTCGGCCAGAACAACCTGCGCTGGTTCTTTCCCATGCGCGGCTATCTCGACCGCGGCATCCCCGCCGCCGGCGGCAGCGACCACATGCTGTTCCATCACAAGGACCGCGGCGTCAACCCCTACAACCCTTTCTTCGGAATGTGGATGACCCTCACGCGGCGCACCACCGAAGGCAAAGTCCTGTTTCCCGAAGAGCGCGTCACCCGCGAAGAGGCCATCCGCATGTGGACCACCTGGGCCGCCTGGCTCCACTTCAGCGAGAAAGAACAGGGCTCCATCGAGCCCGGCAAGCTCGCCGATCTCGTGGTCATCGACCGCGACATTCTCACGTGCCCCGAAGACGAAATCCGCTCGATCGAGCCGCTGATGGTCGTGCTCGACGGCCGCATCGTCGAGCGCTCCCCCGCCTTTCCGGCTCCGGATGAAGGAACATCGAAGAAGTGA